GGCCTTTCTTGTCTGGCCATTTATCTGTAAGTTGTAACTGAAAACTAAGaagcacacatacaaaaagacATTTTCCCCTGTAAACTAGTCTAGTATTGAGTACCAATTCACCTTATGCATATCCCAATCCTGTTGGATggctttcttttttcagataaaaGCATGTTATCTGGTAACTGGGCTCAtgtgctctgaaaaaaaaaaaagcttttattattttatttatttgcaagcagagagaaagagaaagagagagagagacagacagacagacagacagaataggcatgccagggtctatagtttttgcaaacaaaatccagacatacaTGCtacttcttgcatctggctttatgtgggtacctgggttttcaggcttcacaggcaagtgcccctcATGTGCTCTTGATCCATCTCCATTGTTCTAGCAGTATGCATCTGCTCCTGTGGAGTGAGGGCTGAGTGCTCTGCTCTCAGGAGATACCCAAGTCCTCccaccttgtggtagtttgaatgtatagcctcatagactcaggtggttAAATAAATTGagtttataggggctggagagatggcttagcagttaaggcacttgcctgcaaagcctaagaattcagcctatattttcactatttattttgagacagggtcccacaaAGCTGCTGGATgtgaactcactctgaagccaaGGCTGTCCCTGTAcacatgatcttcctgccttagcctcctgagtggccGAGATGATAGCCTATGCCACCAGGCCCAGGTCCCAGGCTGTGTTTAATGGAGTAACCTTGGGCAAGTACTTGCTGATCAACTTCTGTAAAGTGGGCAATCTGTTAAGTACTCATAATTTTTGtgagattaaataaaataataaatgttgagaaaaaaaaagcctaagggttcaggttagattctccaggtcccatgtaagccagatgcacaaggtggcacaagtgtctggagtttgtttacagtggctaaggggccctagcatgcccattctctttctctaataaatgtataaataactaaataaaaatatttaaaattgagtTTACAACTTCAGCTCCTAGTGGGGTTATGCCACTGTGGGCAGATCTTGGAGCTCAACCCTAAGGCATGTTACCAAAAGGCGTGGAAagggcagtttgagctctggtggttcacACTTGCTTGTGGTACTAGCTGTTTGGGTggtttctgtctgcttggatctAATGAAAGGGAGACAAGCTTCTGCCATtgctggaacttcccctggatctgtaagcctgaaataaactaaATCCATTCCTCCTGTAGTTTGTCTGGTTGGATATTCACCCCAGCAaagtggaactgactacaacaccccTCCAATGGGACATCACAGAAGAGTGGGGACAGAAAGAACGTAAGTGCCAAGGGTAGGAGTGGAGTGTCCTGAGATCTATTCCTGAGTTCTAGCCAAACTAATGCCATTTTGCAGCAAGCCTCCACCAAGCTATTTTGTATGCCAGACTGCAGAAAAATAATGTCATCCTTCCCACAGTCAGAAGGTGTTTGATGAAAACAGCAGGATCCCTGATAAAGGCAAGAATGGAATCGACATAAACGTGGTTGTCTGGGCCTTAAGCCCCTCTGCTGCTGTAGCACTTGGTAGCACTGTAAGCCCAGGTTTGCATGAGCCATGATGCAGACTTCAAGACACATAAAATAGGAACTTGGTGAGGACAGAGTGTTGGTGCCTTTGGGAAAATGCAGCCATCATAGTTACCCAGTGCTCTGTAAATAAACCAGCAAAAAGTTCACTTTACTCATCAACATGAACTTCTAGGACTCACTCTGGGCTGTGGCTGCTGTTCCAGTTTGCAGGCAGATGTTAATTTTACATCTCTCTGGAAGAGCATCAGGCACTAGCTTTCCAGTACAAGCTGATGAGAAGGATGACATTGTGGATAAATACAGAACCCACACTCCATCCACAGGTGATACCTTCCGAGTTGTCCTGGGGATACCTGAATCCTGAACTATATggaaccatgtgtgtgtgtgttatttttccAGGTTATGGTTTGACTGTGAAACCTCTCATAGGCCCGTGTGTTTTAACAGCTGGTGGttctgttttggaaggttgtacAACCTTGAGATGCCAGTTCTGGCTGGCAGAGGTAGGTCACTTGGGGTGGAGCACGGTTATATCTGCCTCTGGTTCCAGTCTGtgttctctactttctagtggcCAACGTGATGATTTCTTGTCAAAGGCTCCTGCCACACTGAACACCATTTTGCCTTCCCACAATGAATTGCACCCTCTCTGACGATGAGCCACAGTAAATCTTCCTTTATGCCacttctgtcaagtattttgtcctaaCAAGAAGTAATGACTGTATGCCATAGTCGCCCTTCACGTGATGACATAAAGTGATAAGAAGAAGTGATGGGTATGACTTAGGCTTATGGTTGGACTAACACATTAGGGTGATTTCAACAGAAGACTTGTGGTGCCTTCCTAACTGATGTAATAACCAACACGATGAAGTGACTGTTGGGCAGGTATAGCATATGTAGTATGGATGTGCTAGACAAGGGGACAATACAAGTTCTAGGTGGGAGAGGGCAAGAAAGGAGATTGAATCCTGCTACCTGGAGTAGTCCACAATTCAGAACATGAATTAGTTCTAGAACTTTCCATGTAATATTTTTAGGTGACAGTTGACTCTGAGTAATGGAAACCTCTGAAAGGAAGTCTTTGGATCTTTGGATAAGAGgggctattgtgtgtgtgtgtttccttttatgtatttgtttgctatttaaaaaaaaatgttatttatttgagagtgaggaagacagagaatgagagagaatgggcgtgccaggcctccagccactgcaaactccagatgcatgtgcaccttacacatctggcttacatgggtctttgggaattgaacctaggtccttaggcttcacaggcaagtgccttaattgttaggccatccctccagccctgtatttgtttattcttttatttttttcatttttatttatttatttgagactgacagaggcagaaagaggcggggagggggttggggaaatgggcgcaccagagcttccagccactgcaaacgaactgcccccttgtgcatctggctaacgtgggtcctggagaattgagcctagagccgggatctttaggcttcacaggcaagtgcttaaccactaagccatctctccagccctatttgtttattcttttttttgtattttttttaatttattttttatttttagaaagtaccaggttttatttatttattttattaaaacaatcAGTAACAGACAACAGTGTGAGAGGGGTTACAGAAAAGTGCTCACTCCAACACAGCCCAAGGAAAAGGGCACTGGGGCTAGGAGGACCCAGCCGGCTGGGACCCTGCATTAGGATGGTGATGGGAGCTAACAGCCTCTGAGTACAGCAAGGGAGTGAGGTTCCCCCACCTACCATGGGCTAAGCCGCCAGGCCTCTCTCCTGTGAGAGGGTGAGGCCCAGATAACAAATCACATCACCCCCCCCACCCTCCTGGTCCCCTTCCCTTGCCCAGGTGACAAGGGTCATCATCCCAGCAAAGTCGAGCTGCAACTCTCTAAGCCAGTCTAGGTCTCTCAGGAGTGAGCCCAATGGGTGGCGACCAAACACTCAAAAGTAGCCAGTACAACTGAGACATGAATTTCTAATTGCCGTGAATGTGAATTGGCCCACATGTGTTTCCTGTATTGCAGCACATCTCAAGAGATGGGAGAAAGGGTGCCCACTGGGCCCCAAAGCAGAAGGCACAAAGAGGGTTAGAGTGGGCTACTACCCTCAACTATTTCAGCTCAGTCAGGAGAAGGCACCTGGAACAGGGCAAAAGAATGGGACAGGGACAGACCCAGCCACACGGAACATCACTCAGCCACCCAGCCAACAGGAACCTGGAAATATCACACTATAtcctaaaaaaatatatttatctatttttctagAGCCAAGTAAGAACAATATATTATAAGCACATGGACATACACAAATACCCCACCATCCCCATACATTGTATTTTGGGATCTGCTAGAAAACTGTTTCAGCCAAAACTATTTCTTAGATAAAGCAGCTACAGAAATGGCCAAGGTTATATATAGGGGAGTGTgatgaagtattaaaaaaaaaaatggaaaaggggGTTTaaaggaagtgaaaaaaaaaggaagagggaggaagcccGTCTGAAGCTATaaatagtaaaaaattaaaaattaataaaaatcatatCTCCAGCTCTTCTCTCATTGTcaagaaacacatacacaaaaaaacccATTAAATACAAACTTAGCAGGTGCAGTGGAAATGCTTTCAGTAAGAATATCTCTGTATCTCCACACTCCTGCCTAGGCACCAGACACTCTGCATAAAGGAATGAAccgtttaaaaaaaatagatttacaaaTATTCTACACAGCCCTTTCGGTGTGAGCTTTCTATACACtcacctctccccccaccccgtgtCTAAccccctcgaaaaaaaaacaactgatttCCAAGTCACTTGAAAGAGCCCCAAATGGCCCAAGGTATACCACAGAGACACCCATAGTGTGAACAAGCACCCATGGATGGACACACCACAAAGTCTAGAGGGTTCTAGTCCCTTCCCCCGATTCCTGACAGATGGACAGGGTGTGTacggagggaggaaggcagtCTTGGGCAGGCTTCTAACACATACCTCATATCCTCTCCAGCTTAAGGATGGTCCTAGATGTGGCATGTTTGATACAAGCTCTGAACTGGTCCTACCTTCTGATTtggaaagttttaaaattatgacCCAATCCCAGGCTTGCCTTCAGAAAGGCCAAGTTTCACCCCATTTTTCTTCCAAGGCAACTGGGGTCCAAAGAATCAAGAAAAGTGAGGCAGCGCAGTACACGCTCTCGCTTCTGACCCTGGAAAGGTGACCAGAGATAGAGATACTGACAGGTAGGTCAGGATTAAGGTGCCCTCTCCCTACTAATGCCCACTGTTCGCAATCCTTTGGCTTCCCTCCCTGCTTAAGTCCAAGCAGTGTCCGTGGGAAGCTTCATGCGTAGAACTCGTTGGTGGGGGCTTTTTTGTAGATGGGCTTCTTTCCCAGGTCATAGCTGCCCTCGTCCTTCTTCTTCATGCGGTACACGAGCAGCAGGATCAGGAAGACAGCAAAGAGGATGCCCACCGCGCCGCCCACAATCAGAGCTGCTAGGACCTCCGTTCTCTGGAAGATGTTGCTGTCCTTGGTGGTGCTAGACATGGATACTTTGTTGGACACGTCCTCATCCCCTTCGAAGGGCGAGACCCTCTTGGGGATGACTTCATTCTCTTCCAGTACCTTGGGTTTGGAGGGGACCCGGATCCCAGGCTCTGCCCACTCAGGAATGTGGTTAGTTTGCGGCACCAAGGGCTGGATGGCTCCATCAGGACTTGTGGGGTCCTCTGAGTCATCTAGATCTCCTGAGCCTGACAGCTCAAAGTCATCGACTTCTTGCCCAAGTCCTCCGGCATCCTCATCATCAGGTAGGGCTCCAGAGAAGTCCCGGCCTTCTAGGAGATACTGGGGGTCGATGACTTCAGTCTCTCGGATCGACTCGGTGGTGGCGGCGGGGACGCGGgcgaacagcagcagcagcagcagcagcagcggcgcgAGCAGGCGGGCGGGCGCCATGGTACCCGGGGCGCGGTGGACGCGGGCGCGGCGagttgttcattcattcattcatttatttgagagcgacagacatagagagaaagatagagggaaagagagagaatgggcgcgccagggcttccagccactgcaaacgaactccagacgcgtgcgcccccttgtgcatctggctaacgtgggacctggggaaccgagcctcgaaccggggtccttaggcttcacaggcaagcgcttaaccgctaagccatctctccagcccgagttgttTATTCTTAACAAAGGTTTAGTCATATATTACCTCTCTCAGAGGAGTTGTTGGTATTTACTGTTGGGTAATTAAGGTCTCAGTCTTCAGGGGGCAGGGACTGTGCCTCAATATATTTCTACCCCCCACCTGAAGGTTTTAAAATCTTCATGCCTGCTCTTCCACAGTGGTACCTGAGTTTTGGCAAGTCTGTTagcagtctggtttagtgttgagttctctgtagcctctgggtttctgattgGATGTGTTTTCACTGGCCACATTTTCTGTAGCCAGTTCCCTGGAGTTGGTTGTCAGACTTGCAGTGGAAGCAATATTTATGTCACCACTTCCTACATAATTTTTCAGGAGCCCTGGCATTTGTGGCGGCACATCTTATGGTAGGCAATTGgctttttcttgtcatattgagttttctctgttatctgtaaaataaagcaggttctccaaccaagaatgagaatggcttggattaaaggggataagcaaaTTACTTGAGGGAGTTTTTGATGTGTAaatccactcttcttctccagagagcagtggaggcttctctctggagtttatgagtttcctggccatgggattctgacttggtttccaataCCAGATAGGCGTTCTCCTCCACTGAGCTGGCCTCATGTCCAGTCTGAGAACAGCTGGTTACCTGCAAAGGAAACAGCTGGTGACACTACTACACAAGTGTGCGCTTCTTGCcaggttgattttgtagcttacaGGGTTCCTACTTATTCACAGTCGGTGACCCTTGCCCTCCAGCGACTCCCATAGTGTTTTACAAcactgagccaggcgtgatggcacacgcttttaaacccagcacttgggaagcagaggtaggagcatcgccataagttcgaggacatcctgagactacatagtgaattccaggtcagcctgggctacagtgagaccctacctcgaaatttGGCGCACCAGGGGATCaaccactgcaaccgaactccaaatgtttgcgccacctagtgggcatatacaACTGTGCacttttgcctcacctttgtgcatctggcttacatgggatctggagagttgaacatgtatccttaggctttgtaggcaattaccttaactgcttatccacctctccagcccttatcataAATCTTGATGAAGACACAGTGCAAGCAAGGATTTCTCTTGACATTGGCAGTGGGGAGATGAGTAGGACCATACATAGAATGTTCTCACCTATAGAAAAaaacatcatgggctggagagatggctcagtggttaaggcgctagcctgcaaagccaaaggacccagattcaattttctagtggccacgaaaagccagatataccaggtggtacatgtgtctggagttcatttgcagcgcacccattctctctctctcttaagtaaaatgttttttaaaaaaccatcaaATTTCTCTCATAGCAGCAAACATTTAAAGGATTACCTAATTGGAACAAGGTGGGATATGTATCATTATTGCTCAGCACTTTTTAAGAGATttgtaattttacttatttaagagagaaaggcagataaggagggagggaggaagagagaatggacatgccagggcctctagccactgcaaaaaaactccatatgcatgcaccttgtgcatcaggctttacatgggtactgggtaattgaatctgggtccttaggcatcacaggcaagcaccataactgctaagccctctctccagcccctctgaagTGATTTCTAACCAACATACTGACACTACAAAGCTAGGCTTTACAAACTCAAACACCCGCTATAGTTTAGCCTCTGCTTCAGGCTACAAGATAAGATACCTGACTTTACAAAGATAATTCTAGAAGAAAAATTCTGAAATCTACATTTCACTTAGTATTTTGGCtaattgtactttttatttatttattttttgacgaCCTGGCTGCTACCAccttttgtgtgtgaatgtgtttaTGTTAGAGCACGGGTGCATGTGTGCCTCAGCGGgcaggctgaggtcagaggatgactttcAAATGTCAGCCCTTGCCTTCCACGTTGTCCACCTTGTAtgtggcagggtctctctcttgaAGTTCACCATTCTGTTTGCCAGGCTACCTGGTCCGGGAGCCTCTGGGaaattctatctctgcttcccacattGCCACAGGCATGCTtgaattacagaagcccaccatagtTTCTTTTACTTGGGGTATAAAGATCTGAAGTCAGGTATTTACATCTTCATGCCTGCACTTttatcgctgagccatctcccctgccctgctttttttttgttgttgttattgagtGCACACGCGTACACATGCAATACAGAGGCCACAGGACCACCTGAGGTGTTATTTCTCTCCAGGGACTGTCCAACTTGGAGCTTGCCAGACTGCTAGACAGGCTGGCCAACAAGCCCCTGGGATCAGCCTGTGTGTACTTTCCCAGAGCAGGGAATGAGACCTTGGTTTTTGAAGACAGTGTATTGCTACATAGCCCTACTGACCATACTACAtagaccaggctgtccttgaacttgaggCTATTCTCCAACCCCTGCCCCttagtgttggaattataggtgtgtgccaccacatccatttATCATATTTATCTGATAGAAAAagagagggcagggaggaaaggacgcacaagagcctccagccactccagatgcacgcaccaccttatgcatttagcttacatgggttctggggaagtgaacctgggtctgtaggcttcacagacaaatgctttaaccattggacaatctctccagccctcttgtcatCTCTGTACTGGCTTCTTTTCCTATTGCTGGGTGCTGAGGTTCATGGGGGGCAGGGGTTCTCCTTGCAGTGCCTTTCCTACTCAGTGACTGTCCAGTCCCCATACTTTGGAGTACAATTTGTATCGTGCCACGAAAAGCAAGCATGAGCCAGTTACAGCCCATGCCATATTTCACTTCAAAgtttgaatgcttttttttttctttcctcacctcTGTAACACAAGGTGACATGGATCTCAGTACTTAGcctatcctacctcagcctcccaagtgatcaCAGTTGTGAGCCATCCACTTGTCTCAAAGTTCTATTTGGCTTTCACtgaacatgtttttctttttcttttttgcatgccTAGGtggtctgtatgtgtgtgggaacaCATACTTGTGTGCAGACCAGAGGCTGGCATCAGGCATCTTCCCCAATCACACACCCACTGATCTTATTGAGGCAGTGGGTCTCTTGGTTGAGCCTGCAGCTCACTgatccagctagtctagctagccagcttgaccTGGGGGACCcggtctctgcctcctgtgtccaGAAATTCTTGTTACATCCACTAAACCACTAAACCCACACAgcatttaagtgggtactggggttgGCATGGaagtatatttttttcccatgtttgcatggcaaatttttactgactgagccatcatctcccaGCCGTGGTCTTTGACCTCAGAGCTGCTGCTTCGCCTGTCTTCACTGTGAATGCGTCTCTCTGTCCACCTCACTTCTTACGCTAGAAACGTGACAGATACGCTGACACTTGGCTCACTGTTCTATTCAATCAATACTTCAGAGCATACCTCTGAAGTAGGTTTCAAAGTGCTGGGGGTGTAGCGAAGTGTTTAGtgtgcaagaggctctggtgttaatccccagtaaaaaacaaacaaacaaacaaacaaatgtgtatgtataaaatCTGCCTGCCcatctttttccacatctatCTTTAACTGCCAATGTATGTCAAGCCATTCTCCTTTCACAACTGGCTTCTGACAAAAATTCATCTGTGCCAGGTGCGGTgacgcaaacctttaatcccagcactcgggaggcagaggtaggaggatcactgtgagtttgaggccagcctgagactacatagtgaattccaggtcagcctgggatagagtgaaaccctacccctcaaaaaatcaaacaaaaccaaaaacatctATGTACTCTAATTTTAGTTTCCTTTTCTGCCTTCCCCAAGTCCATTCTCCATGTAACAATTAAAATGATAATGTTCTTTTAGGAATGTAAGTTACTCAAGAAATTGATGGGGATTTATCAAAAGGATTCAGGAATACAGCTCAGCAGTACAGTGTGCTGCTTCTCTCACCAGCAGCCCAACAAGAGGTGACTGAATTTACCCGAAGACTACACTTTGTGAAAAAATCTACATGTGACTCCTAATGTGATTCAGAGGTCATGataccatatttctttttttttcttttatttttttaatatttttttcaattatttatttacttatttgagagcaacagacacagggagaaagacagagggagagagagagaatgggcacaccagggcctccagcctctgcaaacgaactccagacgcgtgcgccccttgtgcttctggctaacgtgggacctggggaaccgagcctcaaaccggggcatGACACCATATTTCTATAAAAATGTATGACTGAAGTCACCACGAGGAGACAGACAAGCCCAAATTGAGGCTATTTACAAAGTGGCCTGTCCTCTTCCAGAGCTCAGCTCCCACTTGTAGACGACGTTCTGTCTCTGCCTAGGATTTAGTTCCAACAACACTTGATCAGCAACTTCCCCTCCCTGTGGGGTCAGTGTCATCAGCATCTGGGCATGCAGTAAGCAATCCCcacattttggaggcagaggcaggaggaccaggaattCATGACAATCTCAGGTAGACAGTGAGCTGAGGCCAGCCCCGGATACataagactgcctcaaaaaaataacctAACTAATCACTTCCCAATTCTTTCTTGActtcttcccctttcctctcaCCACTGCCTCATTTCTCTGCTTCATGCTGCATCAAACTTCAGTCTTCAAGCCCtatcctcccctttctttcctgcacatACTCTCATCAGGCTTGTACCCCCACATTTCCAGAGACCTCTTGTTAAAGTTACCAGTGACCTTCACACTGTGTTAATGCACCTACCAGATACTCTCCAGTTTCCATTCCTTACCTGTTGTCTCCTTGACAGTCCATTCAAAGCTCATTAAGTTACTGGTTGTCCAGACTCCACCTTGTACAGATGCTCCTTACACCACAGGGCACCTGGGGCTCTTCCGCTGGTACTCCCTTCCTCCGTGATCCAAGTGTGGTGGCTGGAAAGGTGCTCTCCACAAGCTGCCAGACGCGTACACAGGCGGACTTCAAGTAAATGCACTCACACAGGTCTACTTCATTTATTGCACTTTACTGTGTCTCCCATGAGCATGGATGAAT
This sequence is a window from Jaculus jaculus isolate mJacJac1 chromosome 15, mJacJac1.mat.Y.cur, whole genome shotgun sequence. Protein-coding genes within it:
- the LOC123455090 gene encoding syndecan-4-like is translated as MAPARLLAPLLLLLLLLFARVPAATTESIRETEVIDPQYLLEGRDFSGALPDDEDAGGLGQEVDDFELSGSGDLDDSEDPTSPDGAIQPLVPQTNHIPEWAEPGIRVPSKPKVLEENEVIPKRVSPFEGDEDVSNKVSMSSTTKDSNIFQRTEVLAALIVGGAVGILFAVFLILLLVYRMKKKDEGSYDLGKKPIYKKAPTNEFYA